A single region of the Betta splendens chromosome 12, fBetSpl5.4, whole genome shotgun sequence genome encodes:
- the grk5 gene encoding G protein-coupled receptor kinase 5 isoform X2, whose protein sequence is MEIESMVANSALVRAREGGGSKGRSRGWRDMLRFPHISDCAKLAMSIEREYYNLCVKQPIGKKLFELFCRSRPDLQNYVALLEALDDFETQGDEKRRESGNSIIERFFKMQSYQSVAIMQKHEEACSQSLQFCPCGDVFGDCRRELHEYLSGEPFIQYQDSMFFDRFLQWKMLEKQPVTKYNFRQYRLLGKGGFGEVWACQVRSTGKMYACKKLEKTHVKQRKGEEMALNEKQILEDVDSRFVVNLAYAYETKHALCLVLTMMSGGDLRFHIYNIGKPGLDNARVCFYAAEVCCGLIHLHQRLILYRDLKPENILLDDYGHIRISDLGLAVKLQEEGGLVRGRVGTLGYMAPEVIRREHYGISVDWWGLGCLIYEMAAGHPPFRTKGEHPPSSDMEKRILTEEEDYNNFSKLTKEICSLLLDKDPKKRLGCHNSNGKAVQAHPFFHSINFRMMEAGLVEPPFKPDPRQVYCNDVLDIDEFSSVKGVVLNETDNSFYSMFNTGRVTTAWQNEIIEMGCFKELNTFGPGGSRPPDLVWAQRSKNYDSPKRSLLSRLFRKNQPPDSSEESQQNSVAITSYLLSGDNTSL, encoded by the exons ATGGAGATAGAAAGCATGGTGGCCAACAGTGCCCTCGTCAGAGCCAGAGAAG gtggaggaagcaAAGGCAGAAGCAGGGGATGGAGAGACATGCTGCGCTTCCCTCACATCAGCGATTGTGCAAAGCTGGCCATGAGCAtcg AGCGAGAGTACTACAACCTGTGCGTGAAGCAGCCGATCGGCAAGAAATTGTTCGAGCTCTTCTGTCGAAGTCGCCCTGATCTGCAGAACTACGTTGCCCTCCTGGAAGCTTTG GATGACTTTGAGACACAGGGGGACGAGAAGAGAAGAGAGTCTGGAAACAGCATCATTGAAAGATTTTTCAAAATGCAG TCCTACCAGAGCGTGGCCATCATGCAGAAGCATGAAGAGGCCTGCAGCCAAAGCCTGCAGTTTTGTCCCTGCGGGGACGTGTTTGGTGACTGCAGACG AGAGCTTCACGAGTACCTGAGCGGGGAGCCCTTCATCCAGTACCAGGACAGCATGTTCTTTGACCGCTTTCTGCAGTGGAAGATGTTGGAGAA GCAGCCGGTGACCAAGTATAACTTCAGACAGTACAGACTCCTAGGGAAAGGAGGCTTTGGAGAG GTGTGGGCCTGCCAGGTTCGCTCCACGGGGAAGATGTACGCCTGCAAAAAACTGGAGAAGACGCACGTAAAGCAGAGGAAAGGGGAGGAAATGGCTCTGAATGAGAAACAGATCCTGGAGGACGTGGACAGTCGCTTTGTg GTGAATCTGGCCTACGCTTATGAAACCAAACACGCCCTCTGTTTGGTTTTGACCATGATGAGCGGCGGCGACTTGAGGTTTCACATTTATAACATTGGGAAACCCGGCTTGGACAACGCCAGAGTGTGCTTCTATGCTGCCGAAGTCTGCTGCGGCCTGATCCACCTCCACCAGAGGTTAATACTCTATAG GGACCTGAAGCCTGAAAACATCCTTTTGGACGACTACG GGCATATCCGCATCTCTGACCTTGGGCtggctgtgaagctgcaggaggaggggggcctGGTGCGAGGCAGGGTGGGCACGCTGGGCTACATGG ctcCTGAGGTCATCAGACGCGAGCACTATGGGATTAGCGTCGACTGGTGGGGCCTCGGCTGCTTGATTTATGAGATGGCCGCAGGACATCCCCCATTCAGGACCAAGGGAGAGCATCCCCCATCATCCGATATGGAGAAAAGGAtcctgacggaggaggaggattacaACAATTTCAGCAAGTTGACAAAAGAAATCTGCAGTCTG CTGCTGGACAAGGACCCTAAAAAGAGACTGGGCTGCCACAACTCCAATGGGAAAGCAGTGCAGGCTCATCCTTTCTTCCACAGCATCAACTTCAGAATGATGGAGGCAGGGCTGGTGGAACCTCCATTTAAACCTGAT CCCAGGCAGGTCTACTGCAACGACGTGCTGGACATAGACGAGTTTTCCTCAGTGAAGGGGGTCGTCCTGAACGAAACCGATAACAGCTTTTACTCCATGTTCAACACAGGAAGGGTCACTACAGCCTGGCAGAATGAG ATAATAGAGATGGGATGCTTCAAAGAGCTGAATACTTTCGGTCCTGGGGGAAGTCGACCCCCAGACCTGGTCTGGGCCCAACGCTCAAAAAACTACGACAGCCCCAAACGCAGCCTGCTGAGTCGGTTATTTCGCAAAAAt CAACCTCCGGATTCATCAGAGGAAAGCCAGCAGAATTCAGTGGCCATTACCAGTTACTTACTTAGTGGCGACAACACGTCTCTATGA
- the grk5 gene encoding G protein-coupled receptor kinase 5 isoform X1 — MEIESMVANSALVRAREGGGSKGRSRGWRDMLRFPHISDCAKLAMSIEREYYNLCVKQPIGKKLFELFCRSRPDLQNYVALLEALDDFETQGDEKRRESGNSIIERFFKMQVCVYILLPFADVLHRRTDRHCSRSSMFPQSYQSVAIMQKHEEACSQSLQFCPCGDVFGDCRRELHEYLSGEPFIQYQDSMFFDRFLQWKMLEKQPVTKYNFRQYRLLGKGGFGEVWACQVRSTGKMYACKKLEKTHVKQRKGEEMALNEKQILEDVDSRFVVNLAYAYETKHALCLVLTMMSGGDLRFHIYNIGKPGLDNARVCFYAAEVCCGLIHLHQRLILYRDLKPENILLDDYGHIRISDLGLAVKLQEEGGLVRGRVGTLGYMAPEVIRREHYGISVDWWGLGCLIYEMAAGHPPFRTKGEHPPSSDMEKRILTEEEDYNNFSKLTKEICSLLLDKDPKKRLGCHNSNGKAVQAHPFFHSINFRMMEAGLVEPPFKPDPRQVYCNDVLDIDEFSSVKGVVLNETDNSFYSMFNTGRVTTAWQNEIIEMGCFKELNTFGPGGSRPPDLVWAQRSKNYDSPKRSLLSRLFRKNQPPDSSEESQQNSVAITSYLLSGDNTSL, encoded by the exons ATGGAGATAGAAAGCATGGTGGCCAACAGTGCCCTCGTCAGAGCCAGAGAAG gtggaggaagcaAAGGCAGAAGCAGGGGATGGAGAGACATGCTGCGCTTCCCTCACATCAGCGATTGTGCAAAGCTGGCCATGAGCAtcg AGCGAGAGTACTACAACCTGTGCGTGAAGCAGCCGATCGGCAAGAAATTGTTCGAGCTCTTCTGTCGAAGTCGCCCTGATCTGCAGAACTACGTTGCCCTCCTGGAAGCTTTG GATGACTTTGAGACACAGGGGGACGAGAAGAGAAGAGAGTCTGGAAACAGCATCATTGAAAGATTTTTCAAAATGCAG gtttgtgtttatattttgcTCCCATTCGCTGATGTGTTACATAGACGTACGGACAGACACTGCTCACGTTCCTCCATGTTCCCTCAGTCCTACCAGAGCGTGGCCATCATGCAGAAGCATGAAGAGGCCTGCAGCCAAAGCCTGCAGTTTTGTCCCTGCGGGGACGTGTTTGGTGACTGCAGACG AGAGCTTCACGAGTACCTGAGCGGGGAGCCCTTCATCCAGTACCAGGACAGCATGTTCTTTGACCGCTTTCTGCAGTGGAAGATGTTGGAGAA GCAGCCGGTGACCAAGTATAACTTCAGACAGTACAGACTCCTAGGGAAAGGAGGCTTTGGAGAG GTGTGGGCCTGCCAGGTTCGCTCCACGGGGAAGATGTACGCCTGCAAAAAACTGGAGAAGACGCACGTAAAGCAGAGGAAAGGGGAGGAAATGGCTCTGAATGAGAAACAGATCCTGGAGGACGTGGACAGTCGCTTTGTg GTGAATCTGGCCTACGCTTATGAAACCAAACACGCCCTCTGTTTGGTTTTGACCATGATGAGCGGCGGCGACTTGAGGTTTCACATTTATAACATTGGGAAACCCGGCTTGGACAACGCCAGAGTGTGCTTCTATGCTGCCGAAGTCTGCTGCGGCCTGATCCACCTCCACCAGAGGTTAATACTCTATAG GGACCTGAAGCCTGAAAACATCCTTTTGGACGACTACG GGCATATCCGCATCTCTGACCTTGGGCtggctgtgaagctgcaggaggaggggggcctGGTGCGAGGCAGGGTGGGCACGCTGGGCTACATGG ctcCTGAGGTCATCAGACGCGAGCACTATGGGATTAGCGTCGACTGGTGGGGCCTCGGCTGCTTGATTTATGAGATGGCCGCAGGACATCCCCCATTCAGGACCAAGGGAGAGCATCCCCCATCATCCGATATGGAGAAAAGGAtcctgacggaggaggaggattacaACAATTTCAGCAAGTTGACAAAAGAAATCTGCAGTCTG CTGCTGGACAAGGACCCTAAAAAGAGACTGGGCTGCCACAACTCCAATGGGAAAGCAGTGCAGGCTCATCCTTTCTTCCACAGCATCAACTTCAGAATGATGGAGGCAGGGCTGGTGGAACCTCCATTTAAACCTGAT CCCAGGCAGGTCTACTGCAACGACGTGCTGGACATAGACGAGTTTTCCTCAGTGAAGGGGGTCGTCCTGAACGAAACCGATAACAGCTTTTACTCCATGTTCAACACAGGAAGGGTCACTACAGCCTGGCAGAATGAG ATAATAGAGATGGGATGCTTCAAAGAGCTGAATACTTTCGGTCCTGGGGGAAGTCGACCCCCAGACCTGGTCTGGGCCCAACGCTCAAAAAACTACGACAGCCCCAAACGCAGCCTGCTGAGTCGGTTATTTCGCAAAAAt CAACCTCCGGATTCATCAGAGGAAAGCCAGCAGAATTCAGTGGCCATTACCAGTTACTTACTTAGTGGCGACAACACGTCTCTATGA